Proteins from a single region of Chloroflexota bacterium:
- the thrS gene encoding threonine--tRNA ligase yields MPQSKGTGDSKRAAHLHTMRHSAAHVLATAMLEYMPEAKLTIGPAIDEGFYYDFDLPRTLTPDDLDELSQRMQDIIDQDQPFNHTTMPVAEAKEFFRQQDQAYKVELIEDLERDVNAEDVNIYQNGDFIDLCEGPHVESTGAVGAFKLLRTAGAYWRGDENRQQLQRVYGTAWQTKKELRTYLNFLEEAERRDHRRLGRELDLFSFSDEIGPGLVVWHAKGGHVRSVMEDYWRDSHRAGGYEFVYTPHIGRANLWRTSGHLNWFAENMYAPVEVDEQQYYLKPMNCPFHIQVYKSRTRSYRDLPLRYTETGTVYRYERSGVLHGLLRARGFTQDDAHLFCQPEQMDSELTRVLDFCLEILETYGFKDLQLELSTWAQGDTSKYAGEAKDWEMAEAGLVRALEGLNLNYKRMEGEAAFYGPKVDIKIVDVLGRPWQLSTIQFDFWLPQTFELEYIGEDGGAHRPFMIHRALYGSIERFFGILLEHYGGAFPVWLAPVQVAIIPIADRHNEYAQSVQAALAQADIRVEVDTRSDRMNAKIRDAQLQKVPYMAIVGDREIEDDAVNIRLRTGENRGALPIAEFCTMVRNRAESRSDAL; encoded by the coding sequence ATGCCGCAATCAAAGGGCACAGGTGACAGCAAGCGTGCAGCGCACTTGCATACGATGCGACACTCGGCAGCGCACGTGCTCGCGACGGCCATGCTCGAGTACATGCCCGAAGCAAAGCTAACAATCGGGCCTGCGATCGATGAGGGCTTCTACTACGACTTTGATTTACCCAGGACGCTGACACCGGACGACCTCGACGAACTCAGCCAGCGTATGCAAGACATCATCGATCAAGATCAGCCTTTCAACCACACCACTATGCCCGTGGCTGAGGCGAAGGAGTTTTTCCGCCAGCAAGACCAAGCATACAAGGTGGAGTTGATTGAAGACCTGGAGCGTGACGTCAACGCCGAAGACGTGAACATCTACCAGAATGGTGACTTCATCGATCTTTGCGAAGGCCCACACGTTGAGTCTACCGGCGCAGTAGGTGCATTCAAGTTGCTCCGCACGGCCGGTGCGTATTGGCGGGGCGATGAGAACCGACAGCAGCTCCAGCGCGTGTATGGTACGGCCTGGCAAACAAAGAAAGAACTCAGAACGTACTTGAACTTCCTGGAAGAGGCGGAGCGGCGCGATCATCGGCGACTGGGACGTGAACTCGACCTCTTTAGCTTCTCCGATGAAATTGGCCCCGGCTTGGTGGTGTGGCATGCCAAAGGCGGACACGTGCGCAGCGTGATGGAGGACTACTGGCGCGATAGTCACCGGGCCGGAGGGTATGAGTTTGTCTACACGCCGCACATCGGCAGGGCCAATCTCTGGCGCACGAGCGGGCACCTGAATTGGTTCGCGGAGAACATGTATGCCCCCGTGGAAGTTGACGAACAGCAATACTACTTGAAGCCGATGAATTGTCCTTTTCACATCCAGGTGTACAAGAGCCGCACGCGCAGCTACCGTGACCTGCCCTTGCGCTATACGGAGACCGGCACGGTCTATCGCTATGAGCGGTCGGGCGTGCTGCATGGGCTCCTGCGCGCGCGGGGCTTTACGCAGGACGATGCGCATCTTTTCTGCCAGCCGGAACAGATGGACAGTGAGCTCACCCGCGTCCTGGACTTTTGCCTGGAGATTCTCGAAACTTATGGCTTCAAAGACCTTCAGTTGGAGCTGAGTACATGGGCACAGGGTGACACGAGCAAGTACGCGGGCGAGGCCAAAGACTGGGAAATGGCGGAGGCCGGCCTGGTGAGGGCCCTTGAAGGGCTCAATCTGAACTACAAGCGTATGGAAGGTGAAGCCGCATTCTACGGGCCAAAAGTTGACATAAAGATAGTGGATGTGCTGGGACGTCCTTGGCAGCTATCTACTATTCAATTCGACTTTTGGTTGCCGCAGACCTTTGAGCTAGAGTACATCGGAGAGGATGGCGGCGCGCATAGGCCTTTCATGATCCACCGCGCACTCTATGGCTCCATCGAGCGCTTCTTCGGCATCTTGCTCGAGCACTACGGCGGCGCGTTTCCTGTGTGGTTGGCGCCGGTCCAAGTCGCAATTATCCCGATTGCCGACCGGCATAACGAGTATGCACAGAGCGTGCAGGCTGCGCTTGCCCAAGCCGACATTCGTGTAGAGGTGGATACCCGTTCCGATCGGATGAATGCCAAGATACGCGATGCCCAACTTCAGAAAGTACCGTACATGGCAATAGTAGGCGATCGTGAGATCGAGGACGACGCGGTGAATATCCGATTGCGCACGGGTGAAAATCGTGGCGCATTGCCGATCGCTGAATTCTGCACGATGGTGCGGAACCGGGCGGAATCACGCTCTGATGCGCTTTAG
- a CDS encoding YncE family protein, whose amino-acid sequence MFAPLLAILAVSLLASACGTYVIQPEIPISTAKYEVWAMDQTNNIIHIINPQLEVVETVDLSGAGLERTHWINFTSDSKYAWIASTVSGNTAVVRAEDRQVIATFDTGPASHAADIYPDDSGVLVSVIKTGELVEIVSDHAAETFSIGRRLIIAEDPLVKERADEFPSANPISSAFTRDGRYAYVTLGPALADGGLVILDLETFTLVKAYSPEEVKVNLMSVLSPDGTKMYVTGGSRDAKSLFYVFDTATHEVVAKDATRGAEAHGMALTPDGSEIWITNRWTGNVGIISTEFDEYIERIPFVGEAPDLLVFSPDGVFAFILLRGGGPTDAGAMSGAGELPAVVVVAVETRQVMDILIQGELTDEGELPALDYHGIAIRQL is encoded by the coding sequence ATGTTTGCGCCATTGCTTGCAATCCTTGCCGTAAGCTTGCTGGCTTCAGCTTGCGGCACGTACGTCATTCAGCCGGAGATACCCATTTCCACGGCCAAGTACGAAGTCTGGGCCATGGACCAGACCAACAACATCATCCACATCATCAACCCGCAGCTTGAGGTGGTGGAGACAGTTGATCTCTCTGGGGCGGGGTTGGAGCGGACACACTGGATCAATTTTACAAGTGACTCCAAGTACGCGTGGATCGCCAGCACAGTCTCCGGCAACACCGCTGTCGTTAGAGCGGAGGACCGGCAGGTAATCGCCACATTCGATACGGGGCCTGCGAGCCATGCCGCAGACATTTATCCGGATGATAGCGGCGTGCTTGTCTCCGTGATCAAGACCGGAGAGTTGGTGGAGATCGTATCGGACCACGCTGCGGAGACGTTCTCCATTGGCCGTAGGCTCATAATTGCGGAAGACCCGCTCGTGAAGGAACGGGCAGACGAGTTCCCCTCTGCAAATCCGATTTCATCTGCGTTCACCCGAGACGGGCGCTACGCATATGTGACGCTGGGCCCTGCCCTTGCCGATGGCGGGCTGGTCATTCTGGACTTGGAGACTTTCACCTTGGTCAAGGCGTACTCGCCGGAAGAGGTCAAGGTGAACCTGATGAGCGTCCTCTCGCCCGATGGCACCAAGATGTACGTCACCGGGGGCTCGCGAGACGCGAAGAGCCTCTTCTACGTATTTGATACCGCAACGCATGAAGTAGTCGCCAAGGACGCAACCCGCGGCGCCGAAGCGCACGGCATGGCGCTGACGCCCGACGGCTCCGAGATTTGGATTACCAACCGCTGGACCGGCAACGTCGGCATCATTAGCACCGAGTTCGACGAATACATCGAGCGGATACCCTTTGTCGGGGAAGCGCCGGACCTCCTGGTTTTCTCACCTGACGGTGTCTTCGCGTTCATCCTTTTGCGGGGTGGCGGACCTACGGATGCCGGTGCTATGTCCGGCGCCGGCGAACTGCCCGCAGTGGTGGTTGTAGCGGTGGAGACCAGGCAGGTCATGGACATCCTGATTCAAGGTGAGCTTACGGATGAAGGCGAACTGCCGGCGCTGGACTACCACGGCATAGCCATCCGGCAACTGTAA
- a CDS encoding sulfurtransferase, translating to MSEYADSGVLVSTDWVAQHGGDDNVRLVEVDVDTTAYETGHIAGAVDWGWQSDLNDPVRRDLIGKEELEQLLGQCGITPDTTVVLYGDNNNWFAAFAHWILKIYGHKDARLMNGGRVKWLDEGRSITSDIPHIAATAYAAQDPDAALRVFQGGVQDRLGNPNVGLVDVRSPQEFTGEILAPPGLPETAQRGGHIPGAANVPWASAVAEDGTFKSADELYEIYAGKGIVPDKEIVTYCRIGERSSHTWFVLKYLLGYPDVRNYDGSWTEWGSMIGVPIEK from the coding sequence ATGAGTGAATACGCCGACTCAGGCGTCCTCGTTTCCACAGACTGGGTAGCCCAGCACGGTGGCGACGACAACGTCCGGCTTGTAGAGGTAGACGTGGATACTACCGCCTACGAGACGGGACACATTGCCGGTGCCGTGGACTGGGGCTGGCAGTCCGACCTCAACGACCCGGTGCGCCGCGACCTCATTGGCAAAGAAGAGCTGGAGCAACTCTTGGGCCAATGCGGCATTACTCCGGACACCACTGTGGTCCTCTATGGTGACAACAACAACTGGTTCGCTGCGTTCGCCCACTGGATTCTCAAGATCTATGGTCACAAGGACGCGCGCCTGATGAATGGCGGCCGTGTGAAGTGGCTGGACGAGGGCCGCTCGATTACCTCCGACATTCCTCACATTGCGGCCACCGCCTACGCGGCCCAAGACCCGGATGCCGCCCTCCGCGTCTTCCAGGGCGGTGTGCAGGATCGCCTGGGCAACCCAAATGTCGGCCTTGTCGATGTGCGCTCGCCGCAAGAGTTCACTGGCGAAATCCTGGCGCCGCCGGGCCTTCCGGAGACTGCCCAGCGGGGCGGTCACATTCCCGGCGCTGCCAATGTCCCGTGGGCATCGGCCGTGGCGGAAGACGGTACATTTAAGTCTGCCGATGAATTGTACGAGATTTACGCCGGAAAAGGCATCGTTCCCGACAAAGAAATCGTGACGTATTGCCGGATCGGCGAGCGCTCGTCTCACACCTGGTTCGTGCTCAAGTATCTGCTTGGTTACCCGGATGTGCGCAACTATGACGGCTCCTGGACGGAATGGGGCAGCATGATCGGGGTACCCATCGAAAAGTAG
- a CDS encoding cytochrome c, translating to MRDRLHFHGLFRSIGDVAPPRWVVLTIIFGTLLAGLLTSCYGYVWDVFPEMHYQQSYRQQEPPRRLPPADSVPVTGKAREYSFAEAVEIANPLSSTPARIESGEQLFMTNCKHCHGADGRGEGPVGLYFDPLPQAMQGDRITNERTDGEIYWILTNSLGNMPSFGNLLTPEERWELILFIRSLQESDAG from the coding sequence ATGCGAGACCGGCTACACTTTCATGGCCTGTTCCGCTCGATAGGAGATGTGGCGCCCCCGCGTTGGGTGGTGCTGACCATCATATTCGGCACGCTGCTTGCCGGTCTATTGACGTCGTGTTATGGGTATGTTTGGGACGTCTTTCCGGAGATGCACTATCAGCAGTCCTACCGTCAGCAGGAACCGCCTCGGCGCTTGCCTCCTGCCGACTCTGTGCCGGTGACCGGAAAAGCGCGCGAATACAGTTTCGCGGAAGCGGTGGAGATAGCCAATCCCCTCTCCAGCACGCCCGCACGCATTGAATCCGGCGAGCAACTCTTCATGACCAACTGCAAACACTGCCACGGCGCGGATGGTCGAGGTGAAGGACCGGTGGGGCTCTATTTTGACCCACTGCCGCAAGCAATGCAGGGAGACCGGATTACCAATGAGCGTACAGATGGCGAGATTTACTGGATTTTAACCAATAGCCTGGGCAACATGCCCTCGTTTGGCAATTTACTAACCCCCGAAGAACGCTGGGAACTCATACTTTTCATACGTTCACTGCAGGAAAGCGACGCGGGGTAG
- a CDS encoding DUF3341 domain-containing protein translates to MPSVLGLFQTADTAAAAADRLQASGFGPTDYEVLTGAPYPEGAFGEDSGDHRLFIFPLGGAIIGFAVGLMVTAGTQLSFPLVTAGKPILGIPPMFIIMYEGTMLGALIFTIMGVIFESRLPNLSNDLYDSRITEGYVGLVVRCDDDAQADTAQTTLTEAGAEEVKQQGRS, encoded by the coding sequence ATGCCCAGTGTTCTGGGATTATTCCAAACGGCAGACACCGCGGCCGCGGCTGCGGACCGCCTGCAGGCTTCGGGGTTCGGCCCGACCGACTACGAGGTGCTCACCGGCGCGCCTTACCCGGAAGGGGCTTTCGGCGAAGACTCCGGAGACCATCGACTGTTCATCTTCCCCCTTGGCGGGGCCATAATCGGTTTCGCCGTGGGTCTCATGGTGACGGCCGGTACACAACTTTCCTTCCCGCTCGTAACGGCAGGCAAGCCCATTTTGGGCATTCCTCCCATGTTTATCATCATGTATGAAGGCACGATGCTCGGGGCGCTCATCTTTACCATCATGGGCGTGATTTTCGAGTCTCGGCTGCCAAATCTCTCCAATGATCTCTACGACTCGCGCATAACTGAAGGCTATGTAGGGTTGGTGGTGCGCTGTGACGATGATGCGCAGGCAGATACGGCTCAGACGACGCTTACGGAAGCCGGCGCTGAAGAAGTGAAGCAGCAAGGACGGAGCTAA
- the nrfD gene encoding polysulfide reductase NrfD, whose product MHERPRLTPIQINRDLLRSVLETPMIFYVLLLLLMGLVGLGVVAATLLVTYGLGVTGLNHPVFWGFFIINFVFWVGISHAGTMISAILRLSAAEWRRPVVRAAEVMTVFSLLTAALFVVLHTGRPWRTLYWAFPYDFVRGIWPDVRSPLVWDPSAIFTYLTGSILFVYAALIPDLALARDKTTGWRRFVYGLLCLGWRGNARQWKLLNATGLLLSALILPVFVSVHSIVSWDFGMSLVPGWHVHIFAPYFVVGAVLSGVAAVIALMAVMRSLFQLHDYIRPEHFDMIGRLLIVVALAWAYFYFLDVVFALLSNEEAEYEVMKLRLSPPYLYLFLLMITCNVFLPVPIWMFRKFRRNIGIMLITSLVVNIGMWLERFLIIVPTLQRRHPDAFAWGDYSASLVEIALVIFSFANVGLLLLLFSKIFPVIPIWEEKEGHIWKREFRIGKLRLPAIVRE is encoded by the coding sequence ATGCATGAGCGCCCACGGCTCACGCCTATTCAGATTAATCGAGACCTACTGCGGTCGGTGTTAGAGACACCGATGATTTTCTATGTTCTGTTGCTGTTGTTGATGGGCTTAGTGGGTCTCGGCGTTGTTGCCGCCACGTTGTTGGTAACGTACGGCTTGGGCGTGACCGGTCTCAACCATCCGGTCTTTTGGGGCTTCTTCATCATCAACTTCGTGTTCTGGGTGGGAATTAGCCACGCGGGCACCATGATCTCCGCTATCTTGCGGCTATCGGCAGCAGAATGGCGCCGTCCGGTGGTGCGGGCCGCTGAGGTCATGACGGTGTTTTCACTTCTTACCGCGGCGCTCTTTGTCGTACTTCACACCGGACGACCGTGGCGCACGCTTTACTGGGCGTTTCCGTACGACTTCGTACGCGGCATTTGGCCCGATGTCCGGTCCCCGCTCGTTTGGGACCCAAGCGCGATCTTTACGTACTTGACGGGGAGTATTCTATTTGTCTATGCCGCACTGATCCCTGATCTCGCTTTGGCAAGAGACAAGACGACCGGCTGGCGACGCTTTGTGTATGGGTTGCTCTGCCTGGGCTGGCGCGGCAATGCGCGGCAGTGGAAACTGCTCAATGCTACCGGCTTACTGCTTTCGGCGCTTATCTTGCCGGTGTTTGTATCCGTCCACAGCATCGTGTCTTGGGACTTCGGCATGTCGCTTGTGCCCGGTTGGCACGTGCACATTTTCGCACCTTACTTTGTTGTAGGAGCTGTGCTTTCCGGTGTGGCGGCAGTTATCGCCCTGATGGCAGTCATGCGATCTCTCTTCCAACTCCACGACTACATTCGCCCTGAACACTTCGATATGATTGGCCGGCTTCTCATTGTTGTTGCATTGGCCTGGGCGTACTTTTATTTCCTGGATGTTGTCTTCGCGCTATTGAGCAATGAAGAAGCGGAATACGAGGTAATGAAGCTGCGGCTTTCACCGCCGTATCTCTACCTATTCCTCCTGATGATTACGTGCAACGTTTTCCTGCCGGTGCCAATTTGGATGTTCAGGAAATTCCGCAGGAACATCGGCATCATGCTCATAACATCCCTCGTCGTGAACATCGGCATGTGGCTGGAACGTTTCTTAATCATTGTTCCCACGCTACAGCGTCGGCATCCCGATGCATTTGCTTGGGGAGACTACTCTGCCAGCCTCGTTGAAATAGCCTTGGTGATCTTCTCGTTCGCCAATGTCGGATTGCTGTTGTTACTGTTTTCGAAGATATTCCCCGTCATCCCTATCTGGGAGGAAAAAGAGGGTCATATCTGGAAGCGCGAATTCCGCATCGGCAAGTTACGCTTGCCCGCAATAGTGAGAGAATAG
- a CDS encoding 4Fe-4S dicluster domain-containing protein: MVVDLDRCTGCQACVVACHAENNIALNLEDIVLQQRAMNWIRIERYWEGEYPNVKARFLPMFCQHCNNAPCEPVCPVYATYHNQEGLNVQVYNRCIGTRYCANNCPYHARFFNFWERDLEDTHREYLNPNVTVRTKGIMEKCTFCVQRIRKSEWERRQADEELQDGDVAPACVQACPTDTLVFGNLEDEDSRVAQLAKNKRHYRVMENLGTDTNVIYLKKVDPHASETAPAHAGTAASSGRNSA, from the coding sequence ATGGTGGTGGACCTAGACCGCTGCACCGGTTGCCAGGCTTGCGTCGTTGCTTGCCATGCGGAAAATAACATCGCCCTCAACCTGGAAGACATCGTCTTGCAGCAGCGCGCGATGAATTGGATTCGGATTGAGCGCTATTGGGAAGGGGAATATCCCAATGTAAAGGCGCGCTTCCTGCCGATGTTCTGCCAGCACTGCAACAATGCCCCCTGTGAACCTGTGTGCCCGGTGTACGCCACGTACCACAACCAAGAGGGCCTGAACGTTCAAGTGTATAACCGTTGCATTGGAACGCGCTACTGCGCCAACAATTGCCCGTATCATGCGCGGTTCTTCAACTTTTGGGAACGAGATCTTGAAGACACCCACAGAGAGTATCTGAATCCGAATGTTACGGTCCGCACCAAGGGCATCATGGAAAAGTGCACGTTCTGCGTGCAACGCATTCGCAAGAGCGAGTGGGAGCGCCGGCAGGCAGATGAAGAGTTGCAGGATGGCGACGTGGCGCCGGCATGCGTGCAGGCGTGCCCAACCGATACACTCGTATTCGGCAACCTCGAAGATGAAGACTCGCGGGTCGCACAGTTAGCTAAGAACAAGCGGCACTACCGCGTAATGGAAAACCTTGGCACCGATACCAATGTGATCTACTTGAAGAAGGTTGATCCGCATGCAAGCGAGACAGCACCAGCACACGCTGGAACCGCTGCCAGCTCCGGCAGAAATAGCGCGTGA
- a CDS encoding molybdopterin-dependent oxidoreductase, translating to MRRRDVLKLAGTSGLGMGAAVAFAGCGTPDREFHIQSPVEIPEDTITGLDTWYASICQDSGDGCGVIVRVKSGRARKIEGNPDYPLNRGKSSARAQAALQTLYNPDRIPNPMIPRRNRGSGRYRFMRWDDVLPDFQERLSAAQNGGIVMITEPVNGHLGMILERFTQNIGARWLTFEPLEQAAVRQASAQVFGTTRVPQFDIANTAYVLSIGGNFLEGGDSPVHYGQAYGEFRQGENRSRGTFAHFDTHLTMTAANADEWHPVNPGTEGILALSIAHAVLDGRPVPAALQPLTGGEGSLDAYAAEQVADVTGVPVEVIERVAHDFAAAPTAVAMGGGSAAGHTNGLSNMAAIFALNLLKGNVGRQGGVLLNAPSPLPDIPAEAPVTSYEEWETFLSEIESGQVPQVLLIHGANPVYGLPGVLNAAGVLDAIPYIVSFSNVLDETTALADLILPDHHYLESWGTSVPPLGAEYSTLGVQQPVVRPYHQEFEGAAGTRAFADVLLGLAQTLGGPLAEALPWDSMRDAIRASVDELQARGDGSVTSDDPEVFWLSVLQRGGWWVASEPVTAEAPDLSGVPAMEPEFSSDAEDYPYHLIVTPSVLLGDGSGSLAASPWLQSTADPMTTGVWGTWVALSPKTMEALSIQENDIVRITSTAGSLLAPAYPYPGIGEGVVSVPLGQGHQELGRYAENRGENALRMLAPVIQEQTGALAWSATRVRIAPTGRRTRLPRIEGITAPVQMPDEKTFQVTNETQ from the coding sequence ATGCGTCGACGCGACGTCCTGAAATTAGCTGGTACATCGGGCCTAGGGATGGGCGCTGCTGTTGCCTTTGCGGGTTGCGGCACGCCGGATCGTGAATTCCACATTCAAAGCCCGGTGGAGATTCCGGAGGATACGATTACTGGGCTGGATACCTGGTATGCCAGTATCTGTCAGGATTCCGGCGATGGCTGCGGCGTGATTGTGCGGGTAAAAAGCGGTCGCGCACGCAAGATTGAAGGCAATCCCGACTACCCCTTGAACCGCGGTAAGTCTTCCGCCCGGGCACAGGCGGCCCTCCAAACCCTCTACAATCCCGATCGAATCCCCAACCCGATGATCCCACGACGCAACCGAGGCTCCGGTCGCTACAGATTCATGCGCTGGGATGATGTGCTGCCGGATTTTCAGGAGAGGCTCAGCGCTGCCCAAAATGGCGGCATAGTCATGATTACTGAGCCCGTAAACGGGCACTTGGGCATGATCCTTGAACGGTTTACCCAGAATATCGGCGCACGTTGGCTGACGTTCGAGCCCCTTGAGCAGGCCGCCGTGCGGCAAGCCAGTGCACAGGTGTTTGGGACTACCCGCGTGCCGCAATTTGACATTGCAAACACTGCCTATGTGCTCTCCATTGGCGGCAACTTCCTGGAGGGCGGAGATTCTCCGGTTCATTACGGACAGGCATATGGGGAATTCAGGCAGGGAGAAAACCGTTCTCGAGGTACGTTCGCGCATTTCGATACGCATTTGACGATGACGGCGGCGAATGCTGACGAATGGCATCCGGTCAACCCCGGCACGGAGGGAATCCTGGCGCTGAGCATTGCCCACGCAGTATTGGATGGCAGGCCGGTGCCCGCTGCGCTCCAGCCGCTAACCGGCGGCGAAGGATCTTTGGATGCCTACGCGGCCGAGCAGGTCGCTGATGTGACCGGCGTGCCGGTTGAGGTAATTGAGAGGGTTGCCCATGACTTTGCCGCGGCGCCAACTGCGGTGGCGATGGGCGGTGGCAGCGCTGCCGGCCATACGAATGGGCTCTCCAACATGGCCGCCATTTTCGCCCTTAATCTTTTGAAAGGCAACGTGGGACGGCAAGGCGGCGTGCTGCTGAATGCCCCGTCCCCCTTGCCGGACATTCCCGCTGAAGCCCCGGTGACCTCGTATGAAGAGTGGGAGACTTTCCTGAGCGAGATAGAAAGCGGCCAAGTACCGCAAGTACTCTTGATCCATGGCGCCAATCCTGTTTATGGGCTTCCTGGGGTTCTGAATGCAGCCGGTGTCTTGGATGCAATACCCTATATTGTCAGCTTTTCAAATGTCTTGGACGAGACCACGGCATTGGCGGACTTGATCCTGCCTGATCATCACTATTTGGAAAGCTGGGGCACGAGCGTGCCACCGTTGGGCGCAGAGTACTCTACCCTTGGCGTCCAACAACCTGTCGTCCGCCCATACCATCAGGAATTCGAAGGCGCGGCCGGCACGAGGGCGTTCGCGGACGTGTTGCTTGGGTTGGCGCAAACTCTGGGTGGGCCGCTTGCCGAAGCACTGCCGTGGGATTCGATGAGAGATGCTATACGAGCAAGCGTTGATGAGCTTCAGGCTCGCGGTGACGGCTCAGTTACAAGCGACGATCCCGAAGTATTTTGGTTGTCGGTCCTGCAACGCGGGGGTTGGTGGGTGGCTTCTGAACCCGTGACGGCAGAGGCACCCGATCTAAGTGGAGTTCCGGCAATGGAACCGGAATTCAGTAGTGATGCAGAAGACTATCCGTATCATCTCATTGTTACGCCATCGGTACTGCTCGGGGATGGGAGCGGCAGTCTCGCCGCGTCACCGTGGCTGCAGTCCACCGCTGATCCCATGACCACCGGAGTTTGGGGAACATGGGTGGCGCTTAGCCCGAAGACAATGGAAGCATTGAGCATACAGGAAAACGACATTGTGCGCATTACCTCCACGGCCGGGTCACTCTTGGCTCCAGCGTACCCCTATCCCGGCATCGGGGAGGGTGTGGTAAGTGTGCCGCTTGGCCAAGGCCACCAGGAACTAGGAAGGTACGCCGAGAATCGCGGCGAAAATGCGCTGCGTATGCTGGCGCCTGTCATTCAGGAACAGACTGGTGCTCTTGCGTGGTCGGCTACACGGGTGCGGATTGCGCCTACTGGGCGACGGACCCGCCTGCCGCGCATCGAAGGCATCACGGCGCCAGTGCAAATGCCCGATGAAAAGACGTTCCAAGTCACGAACGAAACTCAATAG
- a CDS encoding cytochrome c3 family protein yields MNPRTLRITIGALVVIIGLLTIGGVTLLTQAADGPEQPIEFMHTVHVEQNDIDCVFCHRNVETGAEATIPAIEQCMMCHRVINGENPKVTNPLHVAEIEKLQAYWENQQPIDWVRVHVMPDHVRFVHAPHIKAGFECATCHGDVGSMERVKQVRSLNMGDCLACHRENNAPTDCTICHR; encoded by the coding sequence ATGAACCCTCGTACGTTGCGCATCACGATAGGCGCCCTCGTCGTTATTATTGGACTCCTCACTATTGGCGGCGTTACATTGCTGACGCAGGCTGCGGACGGGCCAGAGCAGCCGATTGAATTCATGCATACGGTTCACGTTGAGCAAAATGACATCGACTGTGTATTTTGTCACCGCAACGTTGAGACCGGCGCGGAGGCTACAATTCCGGCAATTGAACAGTGCATGATGTGCCATCGCGTAATCAATGGTGAGAATCCGAAGGTAACTAACCCATTGCACGTTGCCGAGATCGAAAAACTGCAAGCATACTGGGAGAACCAGCAGCCCATCGATTGGGTGCGCGTGCACGTCATGCCGGACCACGTGCGCTTTGTTCACGCGCCGCACATCAAAGCAGGCTTCGAATGCGCAACGTGTCACGGTGATGTCGGATCGATGGAGCGAGTGAAGCAGGTGCGTTCCCTCAATATGGGCGACTGCCTTGCGTGTCATCGAGAGAATAACGCGCCGACAGACTGCACGATCTGTCACCGGTAG